The window GTACATTTTGTGCTGGGCAACGATTTCATTGTGAAAGCTGCCAACCTCAAAATCGATCCCAAAACGGGAACCAATATTTACGGAAGTGCATTTTTGGACAATGGCAATGGCATCAGTGCACACGCTTCTTTTGGCTTCGATCATTATTATCAGGGCAACTACCAAATTTGGGGCACCCGTGGCAAAATCACTGCTGACCGTGCTTTTACGCCAAAGCCCGATTTTAGTCCGCTGGTAGTGCTTGAACAGCAAGGCGAACGGCACGAATACCAGCTACCGCCCGACAATCATTTTGTAGGCGCTTTACGCGAATTTCATCGCACCATTACCAACGGTACGCCCGAAAAACATTACCACGATGTGCTGTTGCAAAGCAAAACACTGGATGATATTCGCCGGCTTTCTGCCCTGTAAATGTTACTTTTGCACCCATGGAAACTAAGCCGCTAATCTCGATAATCAGCCCGGTGTATGGCGCAGCAGCGTCGTTAGAGGAGCTGGTGCAACGCATTAAGGCATCGGTCGGAACCATTACCGACAATTATGAAATCATCCTGGTGGAAGATCATGGTCCCGACACTTCGTGGGAGATCATCGAAAAACTCTGCGCCAGCGACCCCAAAATTATCGGCATCCGCCACAGCCGCAACTTCGGCCAGCAATATGCGCTCAACTGCGGTCTCGACCATGCCCGCAGCGAATGGGTAGTCACGCTCGACTGCGACCTGCAGGATCGCCCCGAAGAAATCATAAACCTTTACCAAAAGGCGCAGGAAGGCTTTGACATCGTATTGGCCAGCCGCCAAAACCGCCAGGACGACTTCCTGAAAAAGTTTTTCTCACGTATTTTCTATCGTCTGTTGAGCTATCTTACCAACACGCGTATGGATCCTTCGGTGGCCAATTTCGCCATTTATCATCACAAAGTTGTAGATGCCCTGCGCAGCATGAACGACTATTACCGCTACTATCCCACCATGATACATTGGGTGGGATTCCGCCTCGCCAAGCTTCCCATTGCCCACGCCGAAAGGCCCGACGGCAAAGGCTCTTCCTATAATTTTCGCAAACGCCTCACGCTGGCTTTCGACACCATCATTTCCTTCTCTGACAAACCCCTGCGCCTTACCGTAAAACTGGGGCTGCTTATCTCATTAATTACCGCCCTGCTGGCCATCGTGCTGGTGGTACGCTATTTTGTAAAAGCCGAGGCCGTGTCGGGATGGACGAGCACCTTCCTCTCCATCTGGTTCATTTCCGGGCTTATCATCACCATCCTGGGAATGATTGGAATTTATGTAGGTAAGATTTTTGAAAACGTAAAAGGACGCCCCACCTACATCGTCGGGCAGCGCCTGAACTATCACGAAAAGTAAAACATGCAAAAAGCTATCGTCATCGGCAGCAATGGCTATCTGGGCCGGCATCTGGCTGATTATCTGCAGCAGCAAGGGTTTGCTACCGCTCTATACGACCTGCAGGGAAAATCGCTGCTTCCACAACAATCCTACGCCCGCCTCGACATCACCCAATCTGTAGACTTCGATCAGCTGGATGCGACCGCTGACTTCATCTTTTTTATGGCCGGGCTTACCGGTACCGGCGCAGGCTTCGACCGGCATGAGGAATTTATACGTGCTAACGAAACCGGCCTGCTCAACCTGCTGCAATGGATGCGCAAAAGTGGCTGCCGGGCGCGCATCGTCTATCCATCGACAAGGCTGGTTTATAAAGGTGTAAAAGATTATGCGCTGAAGGAATCCGACGCCAAAGAGGCCAAAACCATCTATGCCGTCAACAAGCTGGCTGCCGAAAATCTGCTCTGGATGTACCACAATGCTTTCGACATCGACTCCACCATATTTCGGATTTGTGTGCCTTATGGCAATGTGTTTGGCGGCGGCTTTTCGTACGGTACCATCGGGTTTTTTATCAGCCAGGCACAACAGCATGGCGCCATCACTCTTTTTGGTGACGGAAGCATCCGGCGCACGTTTACGCATGTATCGGATATTGCAGCGGCGATGGTTGCATCCATTAGGCAACCAAACGCGGAAAACGAAATTTATAATATCGGTGGCGAAAACCTCTCGCTGCTGCAGGCTGCACAACTGGTTGCTGATAAATTTGGTGCACAGATAAAATTTGTTGACTGGCCCGAACTGGCGCTCCGCCTCGAATCAGACGACACAGTTTTTGATGACAGCAAGCTGCGCAAGGCTACCGGATATAATTACCGGCACACACTGGCTGGGTGGCTGGGTCTGGGGGAGTGATTGAGAGCTTTATTAATTTCTACTCCTGAAAATACACTCGCTTTACGCGTTTTGATATTCCCGTAAGGATTTCGTAAGGTATGGTGCCCATCTCATGGGCGAGTTCTGAAATGCTGCGTTCGTTACCGAAAATTACCACCTCATCTCCTTCTTTTACTTCCAGGCCTGTAACGTCGGCCATGGTCATGTCCATACAAATGTTGCCGATGACCGGAACGAGTTTATTTTTAATAAAAATATGTCCGCGGCCGTTGCTCAGGATGCGATGAAATCCATCGGCATAGCCAATGGGGATGGTCGCCAGCAGCATGTCCTGATCGGCCTTTCCTGCACGCCCGTAGCCGATGGTTTCGCCAGCTGCGATATGTTTTATTTGGGAAATCGTCGACTTGAGTGCACTCACATTTTGCAACTCCTGCTGCTCCGACTCTATCGGTGCAATTCCATACAAGCCAATTCCCAGCCGAACCATGTCGAACTGCGCGTCAGGATAGCGGTTGATAGCAGCCGTGTTGAGCACATGTTTCAGCACCGGATGCCCCACCTTATCAATTATCTGATCGGCGAGCTTAGTAAAAAGATGAATCTGGCTGCGCGTAAAATCATCGTCGGCAGGGACATCGCTCGACGCCAGATGTGTGAAAACACTTTGCACATAAATGCGGCGGTTGGCCAAAATCTGATCCAGTGCAGCTTCAATATCAGCAGCCTCAAAACCCAACCGGTGCATGCCGGTATCGATTTTTAGATGGATTTTTACGGGTTTGTTGCGCGGCAGCAGGTTGCGGCGAATGGCATCTTCGAGCATCGTCAGCACCCGAAAGCTGTAAATCTCAGGCTCCAGATTATGGCCGATGATGGCATCGAAACTGTCGTGGTCGGGGTTCATCACCATGATAGGCAGTGTGATGCCGGCTTTGCGCAGCTCCACCCCTTCATCGGCGTAAGCCACCGCCAGATA is drawn from Bacteroidales bacterium and contains these coding sequences:
- a CDS encoding glycosyltransferase family 2 protein, producing the protein METKPLISIISPVYGAAASLEELVQRIKASVGTITDNYEIILVEDHGPDTSWEIIEKLCASDPKIIGIRHSRNFGQQYALNCGLDHARSEWVVTLDCDLQDRPEEIINLYQKAQEGFDIVLASRQNRQDDFLKKFFSRIFYRLLSYLTNTRMDPSVANFAIYHHKVVDALRSMNDYYRYYPTMIHWVGFRLAKLPIAHAERPDGKGSSYNFRKRLTLAFDTIISFSDKPLRLTVKLGLLISLITALLAIVLVVRYFVKAEAVSGWTSTFLSIWFISGLIITILGMIGIYVGKIFENVKGRPTYIVGQRLNYHEK
- a CDS encoding SDR family oxidoreductase; translation: MQKAIVIGSNGYLGRHLADYLQQQGFATALYDLQGKSLLPQQSYARLDITQSVDFDQLDATADFIFFMAGLTGTGAGFDRHEEFIRANETGLLNLLQWMRKSGCRARIVYPSTRLVYKGVKDYALKESDAKEAKTIYAVNKLAAENLLWMYHNAFDIDSTIFRICVPYGNVFGGGFSYGTIGFFISQAQQHGAITLFGDGSIRRTFTHVSDIAAAMVASIRQPNAENEIYNIGGENLSLLQAAQLVADKFGAQIKFVDWPELALRLESDDTVFDDSKLRKATGYNYRHTLAGWLGLGE